One window from the genome of Natator depressus isolate rNatDep1 chromosome 27, rNatDep2.hap1, whole genome shotgun sequence encodes:
- the SAMD14 gene encoding sterile alpha motif domain-containing protein 14 isoform X2 — MSSSRRQDTDEVFETQRLDSSLQKARAQLSAKGRRHRPSRSRLRDSVSSAEGDESLERKVADKSGSPRRRMRSPLHATLQVSSPLSGSSPFLRATEFSFDASVVRRTLEEDEQPSSPLIRYRPLTNASSQEALGCTPTSSPPKSCHSSDSSPIYARRDRRAERHSEDDTSPPEPASPTIGLDKKTRRKFLDLGVTLRRASSSKSRKEKGSNRLSMGSRELVEGSSRSSVSPFMPFSWFTDSGKGSASSGSTVSPTRSPKREGLSPKKSASQESTLSDDCTPPSSSPNTLSRGASEMKCSYPYHTLSQSSDEFLDEPLSAATSWSSQQVGQWLESLNLEQYVGEFVAREVDGQQLLHLDGAKLKALGVGSSTDRALLKRKLKDLSVAVEKERKAQEKVEKQREKQKQKKKEQEQQRRS, encoded by the exons ATGTCGTCCTCCAGACGCCAAGACACGGACGAGGTTTTCG AGACCCAGAGGCTGGACAGCAGTTTGCAGAAGGCCCGAGCCCAGCTGTCGGCCAAGGGTAGGCGGCACCGCCCGTCCCGGTCTCGCTTGAGAGACAGCGTCAGCTCGGCGGAAGGGGACGAGAGCCTGGAGAGGAAG GTGGCCGATAAATCGGGGAGCCCGCGGCGCCGTATGAGATCCCCGCTGCACGCCACCCTGCAggtctcctctcccctctccggctcctcccccttcctccgcGCCACCGAGTTCTCCTTCGACGCCTCCGTGGTCAGGCGGACGCTGGAGGAGGACGAGCAGCCTTCGTCCCCGCTGATCCGCTACCGGCCCCTGACCAACGCTTCCTCCCAGGAGGCCTTGGGATGCACCCCCACCAGCTCGCCCCCCAAGTCCTGCCACAGCTCGGACAGCTCGCCCATCTACGCCCGGAGGGATCGCCGGGCAGAGCGGCACAGCGAAG ATGACACAAGCCCGCCAGAGCCCGCCAGCCCCACCATTGGGCTTGACAAGAAGACCCGGAGGAAGTTCCTGGATTTGGG GGTGACCCTGAGACGAGCCTCTTCCAGCAAAAGCAGGAAAGAGAAGGGGAGCAACCGGTTGTccatgggcagcag GGAGCTGGTGGAGGGCTCCAGCCGCTCATCCGTGTCCCCGTTCATGCCCTTCTCCTGGTTCACGGACAGTGGGAAGGGCTCGGCCTCGTCCGGCAGCACCGTCTCCCCGACCCGCTCGCCCAAGAGGGAGGGCTTAAGCCCCAAGAAATCTGCCTCCCAG GAATCCACCCTGAGCGACGACTGCAccccacccagcagcagccccaacaCACTGAGCAGAGGCGCCAGTGAGATGAAATGCTCCTACCCCTACCACACCCTGTCCCAGTCCTCCGACGAG TTCCTGGACGAGCCCCTCAGCGCCGCCAccagctggagcagccagcaAGTGGGCCAGTGGCTGGAGAGCCTGAACCTGGAGCAGTACGTGGGCGAGTTCGTGGCCCGCGAGGTGgacggccagcagctgctgcacctGGATGGAGCCAAGCTGaag GCCCTGGGCGTCGGCAGCTCCACTGACCGGGCCCTGCTGAAGCGGAAGCTGAAGGACCTGAGCGTGGCGGTGGAGAAGGAGCGGAAAGCCCAGGAGAAggtggagaagcagagggagaagcagaaacagaagaagaaagagcAGGAGCAGCAACGGAGGAGTTAG
- the SAMD14 gene encoding sterile alpha motif domain-containing protein 14 isoform X1 has translation MSSSRRQDTDEVFDFNDVIPETQRLDSSLQKARAQLSAKGRRHRPSRSRLRDSVSSAEGDESLERKVADKSGSPRRRMRSPLHATLQVSSPLSGSSPFLRATEFSFDASVVRRTLEEDEQPSSPLIRYRPLTNASSQEALGCTPTSSPPKSCHSSDSSPIYARRDRRAERHSEDDTSPPEPASPTIGLDKKTRRKFLDLGVTLRRASSSKSRKEKGSNRLSMGSRELVEGSSRSSVSPFMPFSWFTDSGKGSASSGSTVSPTRSPKREGLSPKKSASQESTLSDDCTPPSSSPNTLSRGASEMKCSYPYHTLSQSSDEFLDEPLSAATSWSSQQVGQWLESLNLEQYVGEFVAREVDGQQLLHLDGAKLKALGVGSSTDRALLKRKLKDLSVAVEKERKAQEKVEKQREKQKQKKKEQEQQRRS, from the exons ATGTCGTCCTCCAGACGCCAAGACACGGACGAGGTTTTCG ATTTTAATGATGTGATTCCAGAGACCCAGAGGCTGGACAGCAGTTTGCAGAAGGCCCGAGCCCAGCTGTCGGCCAAGGGTAGGCGGCACCGCCCGTCCCGGTCTCGCTTGAGAGACAGCGTCAGCTCGGCGGAAGGGGACGAGAGCCTGGAGAGGAAG GTGGCCGATAAATCGGGGAGCCCGCGGCGCCGTATGAGATCCCCGCTGCACGCCACCCTGCAggtctcctctcccctctccggctcctcccccttcctccgcGCCACCGAGTTCTCCTTCGACGCCTCCGTGGTCAGGCGGACGCTGGAGGAGGACGAGCAGCCTTCGTCCCCGCTGATCCGCTACCGGCCCCTGACCAACGCTTCCTCCCAGGAGGCCTTGGGATGCACCCCCACCAGCTCGCCCCCCAAGTCCTGCCACAGCTCGGACAGCTCGCCCATCTACGCCCGGAGGGATCGCCGGGCAGAGCGGCACAGCGAAG ATGACACAAGCCCGCCAGAGCCCGCCAGCCCCACCATTGGGCTTGACAAGAAGACCCGGAGGAAGTTCCTGGATTTGGG GGTGACCCTGAGACGAGCCTCTTCCAGCAAAAGCAGGAAAGAGAAGGGGAGCAACCGGTTGTccatgggcagcag GGAGCTGGTGGAGGGCTCCAGCCGCTCATCCGTGTCCCCGTTCATGCCCTTCTCCTGGTTCACGGACAGTGGGAAGGGCTCGGCCTCGTCCGGCAGCACCGTCTCCCCGACCCGCTCGCCCAAGAGGGAGGGCTTAAGCCCCAAGAAATCTGCCTCCCAG GAATCCACCCTGAGCGACGACTGCAccccacccagcagcagccccaacaCACTGAGCAGAGGCGCCAGTGAGATGAAATGCTCCTACCCCTACCACACCCTGTCCCAGTCCTCCGACGAG TTCCTGGACGAGCCCCTCAGCGCCGCCAccagctggagcagccagcaAGTGGGCCAGTGGCTGGAGAGCCTGAACCTGGAGCAGTACGTGGGCGAGTTCGTGGCCCGCGAGGTGgacggccagcagctgctgcacctGGATGGAGCCAAGCTGaag GCCCTGGGCGTCGGCAGCTCCACTGACCGGGCCCTGCTGAAGCGGAAGCTGAAGGACCTGAGCGTGGCGGTGGAGAAGGAGCGGAAAGCCCAGGAGAAggtggagaagcagagggagaagcagaaacagaagaagaaagagcAGGAGCAGCAACGGAGGAGTTAG